From the genome of Hyperolius riggenbachi isolate aHypRig1 chromosome 9, aHypRig1.pri, whole genome shotgun sequence, one region includes:
- the LOC137531561 gene encoding V-type proton ATPase 16 kDa proteolipid subunit c-like, translated as MSACDFVPDYYMFFSVMGPSSAMVFSAFGAAYGTAKSGAGIAAMSVMRPELIMKSIIPVVMAGIIAIYGLVVAVLIANNILPAIPLYKSFLHLGAGLSVGLSGLASGFAIGIVGAAGVRGTAQQPRLFVGMILILIFAEVLGLYGLIVALILSTK; from the coding sequence ATGTCTGCCTGCGATTTTGTGCCTGACTACTACATGTTCTTCTCCGTCATGGGTCCCTCATCAGCAATGGTGTTCAGTGCCTTCGGAGCTGCCTATGGAACGGCGAAGAGTGGCGCAGGTATCGCAGCCATGTCTGTCATGAGGCCTGAGCTGATCATGAAGTCCATCATCCCCGTCGTCATGGCTGGTATCATAGCCATTTATGGATTGGTTGTGGCGGTGCTTATCGCCAATAACATCCTACCCGCCATCCCACTATACAAGAGCTTCTTGCACCTAGGTGCCGGCCTCAGTGTGGGTCTGAGCGGCCTGGCTTCGGGATTCGCCATTGGCATTGTGGGTGCTGCAGGTGTGCGGGGGACAGCTCAGCAGCCCCGGCTATTCGTAGGCATGATCCTCATCCTCATCTTTGCCGAGGTCCTGGGACTGTATGGGCTGATTGTGGCCCTGATTCTCTCCACAAAATGA